The Terriglobia bacterium genome includes a window with the following:
- a CDS encoding BadF/BadG/BcrA/BcrD ATPase family protein — protein sequence MAYSAMGYFLGIDGGGTHTTAWLADKDLSVVARVQAGPSNPIKVGLSSAQRELARAYRRAWREARVPPATLAGVCAGLAGGDGAPVQRSMLRWMRKAIPARAHLMTTDAAITLAAALGESPGIIVIAGTGSIAFGRDRRGRILRVGGWGNQFDDAGSGYDVGRKAIAAALRAHDGRGKRTSLAPAICRKLGLRKITEAVPLQLTPQNIAALFPAVQQEAEAGDATARRLCREAAEDLAELAATIIRRLRWKNRAVPVVCSGGVFRSSDLIRQAFARRIHRVAPRARVSLLEREPVEGALFLARRLLSPRDTNHPKA from the coding sequence ATGGCTTACTCTGCCATGGGATATTTTCTTGGCATCGACGGCGGCGGCACTCACACCACAGCCTGGCTGGCCGACAAGGACCTTTCCGTCGTGGCGCGCGTCCAGGCCGGCCCCTCGAACCCCATCAAGGTTGGACTCTCGAGCGCCCAGCGGGAGCTCGCGCGCGCTTACCGCAGAGCGTGGCGCGAGGCCCGCGTCCCGCCTGCCACGCTCGCTGGCGTCTGCGCGGGGCTCGCCGGTGGCGACGGCGCTCCCGTTCAGCGGAGCATGCTTCGCTGGATGCGCAAAGCTATTCCCGCGCGCGCCCACCTGATGACCACCGACGCCGCCATCACGCTTGCCGCGGCCCTTGGTGAATCGCCGGGCATTATCGTCATTGCCGGGACTGGCTCCATCGCCTTCGGCCGCGACCGCCGGGGCCGAATTCTGCGGGTGGGAGGATGGGGCAATCAGTTTGACGACGCCGGCTCCGGATATGACGTGGGACGAAAAGCCATCGCCGCGGCCCTGCGCGCGCATGACGGCAGGGGCAAGCGCACCAGTCTGGCGCCGGCGATCTGCCGCAAGCTGGGTCTCAGAAAAATCACCGAAGCTGTGCCCCTACAACTGACCCCGCAGAACATTGCAGCGCTTTTTCCCGCCGTGCAGCAGGAGGCGGAGGCAGGAGACGCCACGGCCCGGCGACTGTGCCGTGAGGCGGCGGAAGATCTTGCCGAGCTGGCCGCAACCATCATTCGCCGCCTTCGCTGGAAGAATCGCGCCGTTCCCGTAGTGTGCTCCGGGGGCGTGTTCCGCTCCAGTGATCTCATTCGGCAAGCCTTTGCCCGCCGCATCCATCGCGTCGCTCCCCGCGCCCGCGTTTCGCTGCTCGAGCGCGAGCCTGTCGAGGGAGCATTGTTCCTCGCCCGACGATTGCTCTCGCCCCGCGACACCAACCACCCGAAAGCGTGA
- a CDS encoding HdeD family acid-resistance protein, whose amino-acid sequence MAQDPDTPLGIFATAGEELRRNWGWLLALGILLVILGIIALVDSVSVTVISMLFFGWVLLVAGIIEAVQAFRHRKAGHFFLHALNAVLSIIVGLMLVRHPLAGALAFTLLLAAYFTVAGIFRIVAALSVRVRGWGWALADGIITLVLGILVWTQWPVSGLWIIGLFIGIDLIVVGWSEVMLALAARSLRSETA is encoded by the coding sequence ATGGCCCAAGACCCTGACACACCTCTCGGTATTTTCGCTACCGCTGGTGAGGAGTTGCGCCGGAATTGGGGATGGCTTCTCGCCCTGGGTATTCTCCTGGTCATTCTGGGCATCATTGCCCTGGTGGACTCGGTTTCGGTTACAGTGATTTCGATGTTGTTTTTTGGCTGGGTGCTGTTGGTCGCCGGCATCATCGAGGCGGTGCAAGCGTTCAGACACCGCAAAGCCGGCCATTTCTTCCTGCACGCGCTCAATGCGGTGCTCTCGATCATCGTGGGCCTCATGCTGGTCCGCCACCCCCTGGCGGGCGCCCTGGCGTTTACGTTGCTTCTGGCCGCGTACTTCACTGTAGCGGGTATTTTCCGTATTGTCGCCGCGCTGTCCGTGCGGGTTCGGGGCTGGGGATGGGCGCTCGCGGACGGCATTATTACCCTGGTCCTCGGGATCCTGGTCTGGACGCAGTGGCCGGTCTCGGGATTGTGGATCATAGGTTTATTCATCGGCATCGATTTAATCGTCGTCGGGTGGTCTGAAGTCATGTTGGCCCTGGCTGCGCGATCTCTTCGATCGGAAACCGCTTAA